The following nucleotide sequence is from Zingiber officinale cultivar Zhangliang chromosome 10A, Zo_v1.1, whole genome shotgun sequence.
GGATAAGTATATCATTCTCCCATGAGATATTGGAGGACAAACTACCAAGCCACTTTCAACCCCTAATGATAGGGAAATACGAAGGGGTGACCGTTCCAGAAGACCATCTCCTCAAGTTTGAGAATGTCTCCATTCTCCACCAGTACACGGATGTCATGAAGTGTCAAGTGTTTCTCACTATACTCTCTGACTCGATACAAAGGTGGTTCAACTAACTACCAGCTGAATCCATCTGTTGGTTCAAGGATTTCTACAATGCTTTCCTTCACCATTTTGCCAGCAGTCGTAGGTGTCACAAAACTACTTTAAGCCTTTGTTCGCTCAAGCAAAGGCCCAAGGAGACGCTCAAGACCTACATCAAAAAGTTCAACCATGTGgcttgttgggatctagcgcgccaaagacgcggaaacgcagcggaaaaattactagatcctcttatccagcagatccatgcgaagggaagaaacaatttctattcataatctatactaagctacatgataggattatacctttgttgcatgcccttcacaatcccggCAGTAACCTTTTTCTCTGGATCCATATCTCAGCGCTttcaagcgtccgcgcctctatggtatccacatgaacaagtcttgtctttgcttgtctcacaaacaaagcaagatggagaagaaatcacaaggttgtgctagcaaccacaatggtgatttcggccaagaagaggaagaaggaagaagaagaatgtcaAGGGTCTCTTCACATCAAAAACTATAGAAGAATATCATCcaaaaatgatatttataaccatcccatggtataccaagagtctccatcATTTCATCTTCTAATCACCCTTTTATCTTCTAATctaatggctcaaaattaaccattcaatccaatggttcaattttgaccattcaactttattggtgaactcaagttcacccaataagtccaacccattgattcttaagcaactcgactcaatccaacaattggatccctttgagtctaactcaatgagtcaaattcggatCACACTTAATCTATTGATTCATCacatggggtggttcctagcattgctgaccccattgagctctattgtgacaacaatggagctatagtacaggcgaaggaacctcgctcacaccagcggaccaaacacatactacggcgcttccatctcattcgagagatcatcgagagaggagatgtgaagatttgcagagtacctacagaggctaatatcgcagatcccttgaccaaggctttggcacagaggaaacatgatggtcacactaggtcattggggcttagagcctacactgattggcactagtgctagtgggagattgttagttagagccctagagccaatcatttgattattgtattttggacttgttgtatcatattctatataaataaaggaatttgatttttggttattatacttacttgtattggtgccaaataaattaagtataataacgtccttgagtagaaggttcttatctatatcaatcgattggttgaatcgatagtgagatgatatagggaacactactcttaatcattcctagtcgagtattaacattcagggacaatgttaatgcaataagactagcatgtaggtcaactcgatgacttgatctcacaagtcatggatatagagatatcaagttgacacatgagtatgcattagagaatgtatactgaatgactcgccatgagaaagtatcatggatcgttatatgagtgtcatatactttctcatgtggctattagtatgactactagtccttagacctgaagtcaccatggatccctacataaggagttatgtactttggtttcctcaaacatcacccgtaattgggtggactataaagacgattgctgggtatgtaacgaattatgcagagggatatgagtgatgtagatgggatctatccctcctatatgacgggagcgacatcgatattcttgatagagtgagaccacgaagtgcatggccatgcccaatgaatcaatataggatattgagctcatttgattgagtgagtctacttggagttcaagatttggattgattagaggatgacacggtctatgcctcacattgatcaatatagatgtctaggatagaaggacacttgtcatattttgtgaggagtcacaattagtagtcacaaggtgatgttggatctcaacattcttgtaacattgagtagtaatgatgtgttgctagataccgctcattacttatgttcctaaatgggtttaggggcattgccaacgttacaagaacctatagggtcacacactaaggacaattagatggagattaggttcatatgatgaaccaagaggattagattcatttgatgaatcaaattggattaagagtaatccaaattgagctaattgagttggactcaagttgattcatgtattcaatgagtctaatttagattatgactcattaaatcaagttaatttaatgaattagattcattatattaagttggcttgaaccaaataggttagattagatcaaccatggaagagatttggtcaagtttgacttgaattgagaggaagaggaagagtcaagtttgacttgactaattgccacatcattagtgagatggcaagatgtggaccaatgatgatgctccacatcatcaaagtgtgccacctcatgggagttacaatgtcattctctttaatgtctacattaattgtgaatgggggttacacttcatGAGTGGCCTGCCACTTTAGTAttggaatgaaaattgattttcatttcaagtgctcattcacttcttcttcctccttgagttctttctcctctccctctcctcctctcttggtcgaacaagacaaggtgctagcacacctttgtttggtcttctccatcaaggattgttcgtgtggatacttctagaggaccgtacgcttgacggtctagagatccggcaccttggacgagcgggatttgcaagggcacgcttcaatggtataaaatgtttttcctttgtagatctactgtagatcatagtttgaaactcgtactcgtatttttgaaatctatccttcgcacgagatccagtggcatgggtgattcggggttttcgcgacgcgaaaaaacggttttcgcggcccgaaaaacccaacagtatccacatgaacaagtcttgtctttgcttgtctcacaaacaaagcaagatggagaagaaatcacaaggttgtgctagcaaccacaatggtgatttcggccaagaagaggaagaaggaagaagaagaatgtcaAGGGTCTCTTCACATCAAAAACTATAGAAGAATATCATCcaaaaatgatatttataaccatcccatggtataccaagagtctccaccatTTCATCTTCTAATCACCCTTTTATCTTCTAATctaatggctcaaaattaaccattcaatccaatggttcaattttgaccattcaactttattggtgaactcaagttcacccaataagtccaacccattgattctcaagcaactcgactcaatctaacaattggatccctttgagtctaactcaatgagtcaaattcggattacacttaatccattgattcatcacatgaactcatctccatatcaacttgttctttgtgtgtgaccctataggctctcgtaacgttggcaatgtacccaaatcaacatttgcgatacataaacaatgagtggcatctagcaaggcatcattgctacccaagtgacgagaaagtcgagatccgacctaacttgtccgtggctatcatcatgtatgacttggtccctctattcttgatatctagattgatcaatgagacatagatcgtgtcattctcttatcaatctttgtgtttcttgatctccaagtagacacacttatcaaataagcttaatatctcatattgactcatttacgcatgaccatgctttcttgtgtcctactaatcaatgGCCCCACAGaaatcgcttccgtcatatggaagggatatatcccatgtacatcactcacatccctcctcataatttattgcataccagtgatcgactttataatccaccctatttcgggtgacgtttgacgataccaaagtatacaacttcttatgtagggaaccatagtgacttcaggtttaaggactattcataccaatagtcatatgagaatgtttataacactcgtacaacgatccatgaaatattctcatggcaggtcattcagcatatattctctaatatatacacatgtgtcaacttgatatctcatatccatgatttatgagatcaagtcatccgttgacctacatgctattcTTAATGCATTAATactgtccttgtatattaatgttcgactaggaatagttaagagtagtgttctctacaatatctcactatcaattcaaccaattgatatactgtagataagaacctactactcaaggtcattattatatttattcaatcggcactgaactgcaataaatataataatcaacttttgcctttttattaataatgatatatgatacaatatgagccctttacaatcatctcataattggtactagggctaatactaacaccctGGGCTATCTCGAAGATTCTAGTGAGCGCCTTTTCTCAAGAGCTCCCAAACAGAGAGTTCTTTCTCTCTCTGATTAAGAAGCCCCCAAGGGACTTCAATGATTTACTTGGCCGAGCGACCAAGTACATTTATGTCGAAGAGGCATAGTCTGCTCAGAAGGAGGTCACCACACCCTCTCCAACATCTGCTCCGGAGCACCGAGCTTCGTCCCCGCCTCTTCCACATAAAGGACCCCAAGCGGGTCCCTAACCTCATCATCCAAAGCGTGGTCTCAATCAGTACAGCATTTGAAGTGGTTAGAGCTTAAAATTGTCATAAGTGTAGCTCCCAAATTTATAAATTGTTCTCAATTATAACCCCTTAACTACATAGCGATAATATAGTATAGAGCCCAAGGTTGATTCTCTCATGGAACTAATAATAGGATGCTTATCATATATTTAGTGGATTAAAagctatttttggggttttccttGAATGATGGGTTGTTGGATTAAGAAAAGAAATTgcaaaaactaaaaacaaatctAATCTAATGCAACAAGTAGACCCTAGCTCAAAATAAACAAATCAGCAATTAACAACTATCCCTAGTGATGCATTATTAAGAAACTACACTAAACTAACACATAATGAgcaaactgaataacttaacaagaattcaagttcaatgaaactaaagaaatgattaaattattaagCTAAATTTAACAATTGCCACACAAATTCTGTTCAGAAACTTGAAATGCGGAAAATGAAATAAATCACACTCAATTCATAATCAAAATTCTCACCAACCatcttgtcgtcacacaagaaACCAAAGATGAAATCTCAACTTTACCAATCGGAAAAGAAGGAGAAACTAGCTGTGGAACTTGAGTAAGATCTGCACTTGCAATCCTCTACCGAAGATACCTCTCCAATAAAGAATGAAGAAACAAAACTGAAACTCTCTTTACTACAGATGAACAGAAATCCTAGAATCTGAACTCAAGGTTGGAACACAAGCTGGGTGATATGATAGGGAATGTGCGGAAACCTCCAAAGAAACCTCTCTAATGGTTCCTAACGAAAGACGAAGAACCACTACTGTCTTCACCATTTCGAGCAGGGGCGACAATGAAGTTCAGAAACAGAGCTCTCACCGTCAAAACCTCTTCGGCGAGCTTCCAATTGATCGAAAAATGTCTAGTAGCTGTGGCATACTTCAATGGCGATTGTGTCACTAAGAAGATGATCAGAGATGAGAATGGGAGCTATGGCAGAAaataagaagatgaacaataacgCAAGTCACTGTTCATCATGTAGGTTTTTGGCTTTTAAACCTCCTTTGAACCGAATTTGGGTTTTGGCTTGATCCGGTTCACTAGAAATTAGGATTTTGGTGTGGGGATTTGGACATGTGTTAGGCTCAAGAAGTTGGCTCTTGTTACTTTGGTTGAAATCAATTTGAACCCTAGTAAGATTTAAGTCGAACATCTTCATTTGGTTCCATGAACCAAGCTTCCTACAAAACTAAATGCAATTGCTAGATGAAATTCCATAAAATGTAGTAAAATTACATCAAAGCtttaaataaatctcaactcataaaaTGTAGGATGCATCCATAGATAATCATATGAGGAGATAAAAAATATCTCATATAAAAACTAAAAGAATGCATCAAGATGTTAATTATCAACTCCTCCACATTTATTCTTGCACGTCTCGTGCAAGTGAACAAAACCAAGAAAACAACCAAGGTTGTACTCCTTGTCAATTCTCATTCATGCTtagaagataataaaaaaaaagttaccTAGAATTATTAAGTCTCGACAACTCTAGCATTTATGGACTCAATTCTTACCCTTGGTTGACAATATAATGACTTCAATCCATCTTAAATAACTTGAGAATGACAACAACAACTAGTTCTCACAAAGTGAATTTGATGACtctcaacttaatttcaaattcatGCAATGGTAAAGGGAAGTTATACTTTGTAATCatctaaaattttttatcttaaacACTATAACTCGAGGAGTGCATGAACCTAAGAGGAAAAATTTTATTGACTCAAACACATTATAACTTAATtcctaaattttaaactttaaatacatataatatatcctaaaatacaaattaaaaaaaaacataagagaAGAATTCAGGCAAAGATATTTAGTAAAATTGCATATTTCATACATTTATAGTGGCATAAAATCAATATATTCTATGCTTAGGTTCTCCGCTGGCAGCATTCGCGCAGGAGGTTGGACCAACTAAATCCTCTTCACCGTTCAATATCTGACCTAGGACGCGTGGACGGCGGATCCATCACCACGGCAACAGATTTATGCAACTTACAAGTTCAACCTGACCGCAGCGGAAAAATTCTCGGcacaaaaaataataacaaaaatggAGAACTGTTTTTATATGTGTTTTTTCGGGTTGGTTTATTGGTAATGAAGGTCCGAGCGCGCCTCGAAATTTCTAATCCTTCCTCCTTGCCTCGATCGATCGATTGCAAGGAGAAAATTATAGCAAAATTTTCTTCGTTCCTGTTGGAAACCCTTGTTTTCATCAATCACCACCTCCTTCCGGCTACGCTCTCATCGTCCTCGTGATGTGTCTTCTAATCTAGGGTTTGATGCCGCCCTCACCCTGCATGTGCCTTGGATGGACGAGTCCGACCACTACTCACTTCATCCTTTTGTGATCGCATCTGGAGCCGCTATATTCTGCTGCGTCTGCACCTTTTGGGCCCTCCGATCGAACCCCGGAGGGGTCTTCTGGCAGCTTAAGAGGACCAAGTTCTGCCGAGCGGGAGACATCAGCGCTGGGGATTGTGACGGTCACTGCGTCGACGAAAATATGGCGCTGGGGGATAAGAAGGCGGTCGTGGTGGAGCGGCAGGGAGGGGCATCCATGATGGAGCTTCTGGTACCGGAGATAACTATTCATGCGCTTAGCTACCTCGATTATACTAGCCTTTGCCGCCTATCCATGACTAACTCCGCGATGAGGAGTGCTGCGAACGACGACGGCGCCTGGAAAGCCCTATACCACAAGGTATGACCTTTCTCTTTTTTGATTGATATGTGCAGCTGTTTCTGCCCATTTTGGCAGCTTGTTAATCTGACTAATAGATTATTGATGCTGCAGTAGACTTTTCACCCTGATTATTTGGATGGTCCATCACTGTTTATGGGTTTAAATTCCGAACTGATTCAATGACAGAATAAAAGTTAATAAGAACATGAAGAAATTGAGTCACTTTTGCTTTTATGAaataagtgtttttttttttacatgcttCATTCAATAGATTGTTCATGATCCATAGACTCTACATTTTGTTCACAATATCTCTGGTTCATAAACACTAAAAATTGTATTTCCTGATTATACTCCAAGCTACTCGCCTCAACTATGTGGATGTCTTTCAAGTGTTGAACGACTGTCTGCTGTGTCAAAGTTAAACTTGCTCAATTATTTTATGTGATTATAATACAGTTTTTATCAagtcttctctttttcttaaggCTTACCTCGTTATACAGCTAACATCCATTGCCCTTTTGAACACCTTTATACCTAGTTGGATTTTTTTTATCTCGATTTTTCTTTTCCCCTTGAATGGGGTGTTAACTTCACTGAGATTGTGTCAATGAATTTAGGTAAGTTTCTAAGTTTTGATATATCTTGGCTTATGCTATCACTGACACCCTAACTATGCAAAAATGGTTTATATCGCAGGTTCCCTTTGTTGTGCATTAATAATAGCACTCGCTCACCTAGAATTTGTGAATTACCATATTTGTAATCACGCAGGTTGATTATGCTTCCTTAAAGCAGGGACAAGTTAGAATCTGTAATTAGTGAAGGCAACTAACATAATGtacaaatgtaaaaaaaaaacacatgaaATTGTTTAAGAGTTCATATATTTTGATCCAACAATATGACATTGATGAAGATATCATTAATACAATAAAAATTGGGGAGTTGACATGGAGAGAAGTATTTGGTTTTGATTCCTatgttaaaagaaaaaaaatctatataattGATGTGATCATTAATAGGATAGAGAAGTGGGTGGTTGACATggagaaaagtttttaaactatTGATTCTATTTTGTTTCCTGGGCTGAAATTTTTTACATGACTTGATTTGACTCATCTTAGACCATTGTGTAACTAGGCTACAACATGATATGATCATTAATAGGATAGAGAAGTGGGTGGATGACATggagaaaagtttttaaactatTGATTCTATTTTGTTTCCTGGGCTAAAATTTATTTACATGACTTGATTTGACTCATCTTAGTCCATTGTGTAACTGGGATACAACATGTACTAAAAATTAATAGGATGAGAATGGCAGAATACTAAAATGGACAAATGAAATAATCAGAAAAATTGAAATTACTATTATCCTTGAGCAATTCAGTGTAACCCCCAATAGGTAATTAAATAGGGGAAAAATATAAATTAACATAATATGACCATTTTCAAAGACAGACAAGGATTCTATTGCTAAACACATTAAAATGTTGAATTGATTAGATAAAATGTGCAAGGGATATATAGACTTAGAAAAATCTGATTAAGACTTATTTTATTGTGACTTGAGTGTAAATATCTGATGCGAATGTGAATCAAAATGTTTAAAATGGCTATACACGAATTTTTACATGTGATCAATGGTGATATCGGGTGTCCGCTCAGAGTATTGGATTCGAGTGTCAATATTTGACTTATTGGGTAGGTAAAGAATTCAAGCATCAAAGGTTGACACAATTAAAGTGATTTAAAAGATTTGAATAGCTAGTAGTATTGTATTGCATAGAATTCAATAAGGAATTCATCATCATCATGAAGGCAAGTTTGTTTCAATTACTTGTGGGGTAAATTATGTGATTCTTATACCTCTATTGAGATTTACATAAGCCAATGTCTTTATTTGAATTAGTTTAATCATTAACTAATAAAATCTTATTAGAGCATAATGTGCCTCTTTGTCAACATTGTAGCTCTGTCTTTTCTTACACATGCATAGCAAATCCCTTTTCTGATGCTTCCTGTTCTGTAGCTTCTTATCAACTGAAGTTATGTTTTTTAGGACTTCACAGTGGAACAGGATAATATTAACCCAAGCAATGGATGGAAGGCTTATTATGCAACTACGAAAGCAGTCGTCACTGCAAATGCAGAATTCTATAATATAATAAGAGAAAGGTCATTTCCGGACATGAGCCAGTTTTGGCTTAATGCTGACTATGTGAATTGTATCCATGCATCTGGAGAGCTATTTACAGGGTATGCTTGCAAACTTATTTTTCTTATTCTAAAACTTGGACTAGAAAAATCAACAGCAGCTGGTAGATTGTCAGATTCTTGAAAAGTTGTACATATTCTCTCATGTTAACGCTTCTTACCAATACTACTTATCATGTAACTATGTTGTTTATAATCTTCTTTTCAAAGGTGGAAGTTGTATCTGCAGTAGTTGGATTTTATCAGGGTGATGTTACACAAAGTGCCATGGGAAGTTTGACCTGTTGTTACTCGAGACTAAGGAATTAGAGAAACATTCTTTCCACATTAGCTCTTCACCTCTTAGGATGATATGACTGACTGGACAGTATAAAATATAACCACCTTCCTTTAGTCCGACAGTTAAGTGAAACTCTCACAGGCAGCTTTAGAATCGTGATTTTCACTCAAGTGCCTTCTCTAGGTTGCAAAGAGTTCGTCATTCATTTCTGATAAATTCCATATTGGTATGGATCCTTGATATTTCATAGCATTTTTTTGATAATGGTTTCAATTAAATTTCATACAGTTCGTCCATGGAGATAGTTGTATGAAGATCAGCTGCATTGCATTCTGCAATGATGTAAATGTCTAGATAGTAGCTTTGGAACTAATTGTTTTTACGGCCATTGTTTTTATCCACTAAAAAGTACTAGTAACGAGAACATACCCACACTGTCCTCCCAAATACATGCGACATGTAGTTTGTTGTTGTTTgtatttagttttttattttatttatttatttgtttggcTTTGCTTCATTTTGGTTATCACTAGCATTTTAATTCTGCTGTTCCTATACCACAGGTACAATGCCGTTCTTGAGAGTTGGGCATTGGCCTTCAATTGGGGCCAAGGTGGTGGTCAGGGGATTGATCTTCAAGTTCGCAATGTCCGAGCACGAATTCTGGGCAGCATGGCATGGGTTACAATGAACGCCTACGTTGATCTGGACATGGGGTCGTTCCATGTGACCAATATCTACGAGTTTCACCATGGACAGTGGTACATGGTTCACCACCACAGTTCCATGATGCTAAATTGAAGtggataaggaaaaaaaaaacaatgcatGTCCATTGCTTTTGCGGAGCTTATCCTTCTTTCATTTTGTTTAAAACCATCTTgtctttttttccctttttttttttttgaccatcTGAAGAGGCTGGCTATGAATGATGTTTATATGTGCTTTTTTAGCATTCTTAGTTGTGATGATAAATTCTTCTTGGGTCTTCAATTTCATGTACCGTTTCTTACATCattgttagaaaattttgatCAGAAACAAGAAAAGGAACGAACGGTAACTGCTGCCTTCACGCATGGGTCCGGTTCGGCCACGGGCGGGCGGTGCAACCGGGTCCTCTGGACAAGCAAATCCGTATTCATGCCTGGATGACGTCATGACGACGATATGATATGCTCCTGTGGTCGTTCTGCTGTGGTCAAAATGGAGAATCACGCCACTGTATTCATTGATGTGACGTAATTAACGCAGAAGAAGATTAAAAAAACATGCACCTGTCAGCAGGTGCTTTGGATCACGGAGTCACGCTGGCCACCCAGCTCTCTTTGACTGGCTCAATAATTTTGTCTAATCTCAAGTAAGCATCCATACAGAACGACATGACTTTTTTTTCCaccgaaaaattaaattttcgtaTCGCATGACCCCTGCTTCGGGCCTTGTGTGATGCATTAGAGAGACGTTTTTAAGGAGGCATGAACACAATCAGTGCGTGAACCAAACTAATTAGATGCGTTGGAtagttaataaaatatataaaccaaatcaaaagaagaataaaaaaagCTCGACTTACTAACTGTTTAAGGCCTTAAGCTTTTATGTGTAATGATTAAACATGCATGCAGATTGAAACTGTCCATGAACGTGTAGGGATCAAAGTAAGTGAGACAAATTTGTGGGGGCAAGCTTATATTGTTTATGCTGTCAAATAAGTGCCTTCTTGCATTGCGCTGACTGACTGTCCCTTCATGAATACATGCACCGATGCACGCAATAGCCACAGCATTGCACAGAAGCACACTGCTCCTTTAATTGCAAGTAAAATATGAGAAAGGGAGGGGAAAAAGGCTGATGCGTTTCAGAAGAATAGCAAGGGAAGGTGTAGTGACAAAGCTCCAAAAACAGATCAAATCGTTTGAAACTGATGAACTGTCTGTACATGGATGGCGCCTACTGCATTCGTAGATTAAGGATTGTGGGTGGCGTTGGAGAATTGATTAGGACCCTTTGTATGAAGCAATTGATGGCCGTATTAAGTAC
It contains:
- the LOC122027934 gene encoding F-box protein SKIP8-like, whose amino-acid sequence is MDESDHYSLHPFVIASGAAIFCCVCTFWALRSNPGGVFWQLKRTKFCRAGDISAGDCDGHCVDENMALGDKKAVVVERQGGASMMELLVPEITIHALSYLDYTSLCRLSMTNSAMRSAANDDGAWKALYHKDFTVEQDNINPSNGWKAYYATTKAVVTANAEFYNIIRERSFPDMSQFWLNADYVNCIHASGELFTGYNAVLESWALAFNWGQGGGQGIDLQVRNVRARILGSMAWVTMNAYVDLDMGSFHVTNIYEFHHGQWYMVHHHSSMMLN